One Moorella sp. E308F genomic region harbors:
- a CDS encoding RluA family pseudouridine synthase, translated as MSRRIELEVTPEDRGKRLDSWLAGKLEGVSRSRVQQLLDAGKVAFSGGGRPKANYRLRGEEKIQVNLPEPVRLEVRPEPIPLDILYEDEDVIVVNKPQGMVVHPAPGNEHGTLVNALLYHCGDLSGINGVLRPGIVHRLDKDTSGILVAAKNDAAHLGLAAQVKAHSMKRVYLALVHGVVTEPRGRIEAPIGRHPVDRQRMAVTDKNSREAITHYRVLEQFDRYTLLEARLETGRTHQIRVHMAFLGHPVVGDPKYGPRRCPFDLPGQLLHAGCLGFNHPVRGDYLEFTAPPPPIFLRVLENLRREKRGEGR; from the coding sequence GTGAGCCGTCGCATAGAGCTGGAAGTCACCCCGGAAGACAGGGGAAAACGGCTGGATTCCTGGCTGGCCGGGAAGCTGGAAGGGGTATCCCGTTCCCGCGTCCAGCAACTGCTGGATGCCGGCAAGGTTGCTTTCTCCGGAGGGGGAAGGCCGAAAGCCAATTACCGCCTGCGGGGTGAGGAAAAAATCCAGGTCAACCTGCCGGAGCCGGTGCGGCTGGAGGTAAGACCTGAACCCATCCCCCTGGACATCCTGTACGAAGATGAGGATGTTATTGTCGTCAACAAGCCCCAGGGCATGGTCGTCCACCCGGCTCCCGGCAATGAACATGGCACCCTGGTCAATGCCTTATTGTACCACTGTGGTGATCTGTCGGGTATAAACGGCGTCCTGCGGCCGGGCATAGTCCACCGCCTGGATAAAGATACCTCCGGCATCCTGGTGGCAGCTAAAAATGATGCGGCCCACCTGGGCCTGGCGGCCCAGGTAAAGGCCCATAGCATGAAAAGGGTTTATCTGGCCCTGGTCCACGGGGTAGTAACCGAGCCCCGCGGCCGTATTGAGGCGCCCATTGGCCGGCACCCTGTCGACCGGCAGCGCATGGCGGTTACTGACAAAAATTCCCGGGAGGCCATCACCCATTACCGGGTTCTAGAGCAGTTTGACCGGTATACTTTGCTGGAGGCGCGACTGGAGACGGGGCGCACCCACCAGATCCGGGTGCACATGGCCTTCCTGGGTCATCCGGTGGTAGGTGACCCCAAGTACGGCCCCCGCCGCTGCCCCTTTGACCTGCCGGGGCAACTCCTGCATGCCGGTTGCCTGGGTTTTAACCACCCCGTACGAGGCGATTACCTGGAGTTTACGGCACCGCCGCCGCCGATTTTTTTACGGGTTCTGGAAAACTTAAGGCGGGAGAAAAGGGGAGAGGGTAGATAA
- a CDS encoding putative signal transducing protein: MPDGWVTVAVKERVEALMIQGLLAAAGLPVRLLGEPLGNIYGLNIGPLGLVQVQVPAGAAGQARDILAARFRGEAAHDR; the protein is encoded by the coding sequence ATGCCTGACGGATGGGTTACTGTGGCCGTGAAGGAGAGGGTAGAAGCCCTGATGATCCAGGGTTTACTGGCGGCCGCCGGCCTGCCGGTGCGCCTGCTGGGAGAGCCCTTGGGAAACATTTACGGTTTAAATATAGGCCCCCTGGGGCTGGTCCAGGTTCAGGTGCCGGCGGGGGCTGCCGGGCAGGCGCGGGACATCCTGGCGGCAAGATTCCGGGGTGAAGCAGCCCATGACCGGTAA
- a CDS encoding DNA methyltransferase codes for MTGKHQNRLNDLDGREWLYWTDTLYITTYPPDATHPLRKQHGAMKPPEVMAEIIRFFTKKDELVLDPFAGVGGTLLGAALAGRPSLGFELDPRWVAIYRAIQSDFIIANGVICRREEAVAGGEPLTGEMREGDCLSLLKELPSASVPAVITDPPYGINHGATGFSKETNFNMLSPWLENDLGRAPDLPSFLGRLQEIGQEIRRVLMPGRYLVMLVGDRYQQGEYVPLGFLVAQAMREIGFKFKGLKIWSNKATRRHLKPYAIKSVFVPNITHQNILILRKE; via the coding sequence ATGACCGGTAAACATCAGAACCGCCTCAACGACCTCGACGGCCGGGAATGGCTGTACTGGACCGACACCCTCTACATTACCACCTATCCCCCCGATGCTACCCATCCTTTACGCAAACAACACGGGGCTATGAAGCCACCGGAGGTCATGGCGGAAATTATCCGTTTTTTTACTAAAAAAGATGAACTCGTCCTGGACCCCTTTGCCGGCGTGGGGGGAACCCTCCTGGGGGCGGCCCTGGCCGGGCGGCCGAGTCTTGGTTTTGAACTCGACCCCCGCTGGGTAGCCATCTACCGGGCCATCCAGAGCGATTTTATCATTGCGAATGGGGTTATCTGTCGCCGGGAAGAGGCGGTTGCCGGTGGGGAACCCCTGACCGGGGAAATGCGCGAGGGCGACTGTCTGTCCCTGCTAAAGGAATTACCCTCCGCATCTGTTCCGGCGGTAATTACCGATCCTCCTTACGGGATTAACCATGGCGCTACAGGCTTCAGTAAGGAGACCAACTTTAATATGCTTTCTCCTTGGCTGGAAAATGACCTGGGCCGGGCCCCTGACCTGCCCAGTTTCCTGGGGCGCCTGCAGGAAATCGGGCAGGAGATCCGGCGGGTACTCATGCCCGGCCGCTACCTGGTCATGCTGGTGGGGGATCGTTACCAGCAGGGAGAATATGTTCCATTGGGCTTTTTAGTGGCCCAGGCCATGCGTGAGATCGGTTTCAAATTTAAAGGGCTGAAGATCTGGTCCAACAAGGCCACCCGCCGCCACCTTAAGCCCTATGCTATAAAATCAGTCTTCGTACCCAATATCACCCACCAGAACATCCTTATCTTGCGGAAGGAATGA
- a CDS encoding AEC family transporter, whose amino-acid sequence MQLLAVGAQVGALFFYVLLGFLGRQRKILTAQGDKVISDIIFYFTMPALTITSMNLKVSGQELTNAFLILAAAVVLVLGSYALCALAGAWLRLPLKTNYAFRFTTAFGNVAYLGFPVAYILWGQLGVFYAAMYALGHNVLFWTLGVWLMQDHQEHKGLDWRQILNINVLAIILGLVLALFHFQLPPLIFRPLDGLGQATIPLALFLVGSMLAESPIRTLAGKKIVYLIVAVRLIILPLLALGAMFLVPGWDKNVRLLVIMEMAMPAAAIAPAVARKYDGDYNLISEGVVATTLVSLLTIPLWAWLLNYHILT is encoded by the coding sequence ATGCAACTACTGGCTGTCGGGGCCCAGGTGGGTGCCCTGTTTTTCTATGTCCTTTTGGGTTTCCTGGGGCGCCAGCGTAAGATTTTAACCGCCCAGGGCGACAAAGTCATTTCTGACATTATTTTTTACTTTACCATGCCTGCCCTTACCATCACCTCCATGAACCTCAAGGTTTCCGGCCAGGAATTAACAAACGCCTTTCTGATCCTGGCCGCCGCTGTGGTACTGGTCCTTGGATCCTACGCCTTGTGCGCCCTGGCAGGGGCCTGGCTGCGCCTGCCCTTAAAGACGAATTATGCCTTTCGCTTTACCACCGCCTTCGGCAATGTGGCCTACCTGGGCTTCCCGGTGGCCTACATTCTCTGGGGCCAGCTGGGGGTCTTTTATGCAGCCATGTATGCCCTGGGCCACAATGTCCTCTTCTGGACTTTAGGTGTCTGGTTAATGCAGGATCACCAGGAACACAAAGGCCTCGACTGGCGCCAGATTTTGAACATCAATGTCCTGGCCATTATCCTGGGCCTGGTCCTGGCCCTCTTCCATTTCCAGCTGCCGCCCCTTATTTTCCGTCCCCTGGATGGGCTGGGCCAGGCTACCATACCCCTGGCCCTCTTCCTGGTGGGTTCCATGCTGGCCGAATCTCCTATCCGTACCCTGGCCGGCAAAAAGATAGTTTACCTTATAGTGGCAGTCAGGTTGATAATCTTACCCCTCCTGGCCCTAGGGGCTATGTTCCTTGTCCCGGGCTGGGATAAGAATGTCCGCCTGCTGGTGATTATGGAGATGGCCATGCCAGCAGCTGCCATTGCCCCGGCTGTGGCGCGGAAGTATGACGGCGATTACAACCTGATCTCCGAAGGGGTGGTGGCTACCACCCTGGTTTCCCTGTTAACCATCCCTCTCTGGGCCTGGTTGTTAAATTACCATATATTGACATAA
- a CDS encoding ABC transporter ATP-binding protein: MLKMAIMAYNIIKLHPGESGVFLLRQGGLALTDVVRARGLVKKYNGFTAVKGIDFTVRPRECFGFLGPNGAGKTTTIKMIHCFTPVTAGSLEVLGYDVRRRPREIKARLGVVSQEDNLDPELTVKENLFLYAGYFDIPRGEAHKRVQELMAFAGLEEKAHIEVEHLSGGMKRRLAIARALVNKPQLLILDEPTTGLDPEARHMIWEKLRQLKAAGVTLILTTHYLEEAAQLCDRLVIMDRGIILEEGSPGELVERHVGREVLELAPVDGEAGSILTLVGGSILAHQTIGRTLYLYTSDGREVWRQVQGLNSKFSHMRLRPATLEDVFLKLTGRGLN, translated from the coding sequence TTGCTAAAAATGGCAATCATGGCTTATAATATTATTAAACTTCACCCCGGCGAAAGCGGGGTATTTTTATTGAGGCAGGGTGGATTGGCTTTGACGGATGTTGTCCGGGCGCGGGGCCTGGTAAAGAAATATAACGGTTTTACGGCTGTCAAGGGGATAGATTTTACGGTCCGTCCCCGGGAGTGCTTCGGCTTTTTGGGACCCAACGGCGCTGGAAAAACCACCACCATCAAAATGATCCATTGTTTTACCCCTGTGACTGCGGGTAGTTTGGAAGTGCTGGGCTATGACGTGCGCCGCCGGCCGCGGGAAATTAAGGCCCGGCTGGGGGTAGTATCCCAGGAGGATAATCTGGACCCGGAGTTAACAGTAAAGGAAAACCTGTTTCTCTATGCCGGCTATTTCGATATCCCCCGGGGGGAGGCCCACAAACGCGTCCAGGAACTCATGGCCTTTGCCGGCCTGGAGGAAAAGGCCCATATTGAGGTCGAGCACCTTTCCGGGGGTATGAAGCGGCGCCTGGCCATTGCCCGGGCCCTGGTAAATAAACCGCAGCTTTTAATTTTAGATGAACCCACCACCGGCCTGGACCCGGAAGCCCGCCACATGATCTGGGAGAAATTGCGCCAGCTAAAAGCGGCCGGTGTAACCCTAATTCTCACTACCCACTACCTGGAGGAGGCGGCCCAGCTGTGCGACCGGCTGGTCATTATGGACCGGGGGATAATCCTGGAAGAGGGGTCGCCCGGAGAGCTGGTCGAGCGCCATGTCGGCCGGGAAGTCCTGGAACTGGCACCGGTAGACGGCGAAGCCGGGTCCATTTTAACCCTGGTGGGTGGCAGCATCCTGGCCCACCAGACCATAGGCCGGACCCTGTATTTATATACCAGCGACGGCCGCGAAGTCTGGCGGCAGGTCCAGGGCTTAAACAGTAAATTCAGCCATATGAGGTTAAGGCCGGCGACCCTGGAAGATGTTTTCCTTAAGCTAACCGGGAGGGGCCTGAATTAA
- a CDS encoding ABC transporter permease has protein sequence MDISYRAWKVFWRNFVVFRKTWLTNIMFNFLEPLLYLAAMGYGMGYYIPAINGMSYLQFLAPGLIASSAMWATASECTYDSFVRMKFQKTYHAIVATPVSLDEVVVGEMLFGTFKSVLYGTVILLVISLLGLVQSPAALLVPPVLVLCGFAFAELGMIWTGLVPKIDTFSYFFTLIITPMFLFAGVFFPLDALPLIVQRLAWLIPLYHVVELVRPLVLGQLSPELLVHVAWLVVFIAIFFYPPLYLLRRRLTG, from the coding sequence ATGGATATCTCTTACCGTGCCTGGAAAGTTTTCTGGCGTAATTTTGTCGTCTTTCGCAAAACATGGCTGACCAATATTATGTTCAATTTCCTGGAACCACTCCTTTATCTTGCAGCCATGGGTTACGGTATGGGCTATTACATTCCGGCCATCAATGGTATGAGCTACCTCCAGTTTCTAGCCCCGGGGCTGATTGCCTCTTCGGCCATGTGGGCTACGGCCTCCGAGTGTACCTATGACAGCTTTGTCCGCATGAAGTTTCAAAAGACCTACCATGCCATTGTGGCGACCCCGGTGAGCTTGGATGAGGTAGTGGTGGGGGAAATGCTTTTTGGGACCTTTAAGAGTGTCCTCTATGGTACGGTAATTTTACTGGTGATTTCCCTTCTTGGCCTGGTGCAATCGCCAGCGGCCTTGCTGGTGCCCCCGGTCCTGGTGTTATGCGGCTTTGCCTTTGCCGAACTGGGGATGATCTGGACCGGCCTGGTACCTAAGATTGATACCTTCAGCTACTTTTTCACCCTGATTATTACCCCCATGTTTCTTTTTGCCGGAGTTTTCTTTCCCCTGGATGCCCTGCCGTTAATCGTCCAGCGTCTGGCCTGGCTGATCCCCCTTTACCATGTGGTGGAGCTGGTACGGCCCCTGGTCCTGGGGCAGTTAAGTCCGGAACTCCTGGTCCATGTAGCCTGGCTGGTAGTTTTTATTGCCATTTTTTTCTACCCGCCCCTTTACCTCTTGCGTCGGCGTTTAACGGGCTAG
- the tatA gene encoding twin-arginine translocase TatA/TatE family subunit: protein MVTLGTLFSPYAWILIILAAIIIFGPKRLPELGRGLGRTINEFKKGLKADDNPEKK, encoded by the coding sequence ATCGTAACCCTCGGCACTTTATTCAGCCCTTACGCATGGATACTCATTATCCTGGCGGCGATAATCATCTTTGGTCCCAAAAGGTTGCCGGAACTCGGTCGCGGCCTGGGCCGGACCATCAACGAATTTAAAAAAGGCCTCAAGGCTGACGACAATCCGGAGAAGAAATAG
- a CDS encoding DUF1786 domain-containing protein, protein MLSRPLLAIDIGGGTQDILLYRPDQPLENCVQLILPSPTVICGRQVEAATAARRDVFLTGYLMGGGALVGALRRHLAAGLKVYATAAAARTVYDDLDRVRQLGIEITEEPPGDAVTIKTGDVDLDTLAGSLAPYGVSLPAEVAIAVLDHGEAPKGTSDRFFRFQHWQRFVAGGGRLADLLYREPPRYLTRMQAVQEQVPGAWLMDTGAAALWGALCDARVAAHSKEGLIVVNCGNQHTIGVLLQEQRVWGLFEHHTSCLSGHKLASFVEKLRAGELTNEEIFNDGGHGCYIDPGYRPGGGFRFVAVTGPQRRLTIHQDYYWAAPYGDMMLSGCFGLVAAVAGDIGKIALDRGQTLG, encoded by the coding sequence ATGCTAAGCCGGCCTTTACTGGCCATAGACATCGGCGGCGGCACCCAGGATATCCTGCTCTACCGTCCGGACCAGCCCCTGGAAAACTGCGTCCAGCTCATTTTACCCTCGCCAACAGTAATCTGCGGCCGGCAGGTGGAGGCAGCCACAGCCGCCCGCCGGGACGTCTTCCTTACCGGTTACCTTATGGGTGGTGGAGCCCTGGTAGGAGCTTTGCGCCGCCACCTGGCTGCCGGTTTAAAAGTCTATGCTACGGCCGCAGCAGCGCGGACGGTTTATGACGACCTGGATAGGGTGCGGCAACTGGGCATTGAAATAACCGAAGAACCGCCCGGGGATGCAGTAACCATTAAGACGGGCGATGTTGATCTTGATACCCTGGCCGGTAGCCTGGCTCCCTATGGCGTCAGCCTTCCAGCGGAAGTGGCCATAGCCGTCCTGGATCACGGCGAGGCGCCGAAAGGCACGAGCGACCGCTTCTTTCGTTTTCAGCACTGGCAGCGCTTTGTTGCCGGCGGCGGCCGCCTGGCAGACCTGCTTTACCGGGAGCCGCCGCGTTATCTAACCCGGATGCAGGCCGTACAGGAGCAGGTACCGGGGGCCTGGCTCATGGACACCGGCGCGGCCGCCCTGTGGGGTGCCCTGTGCGATGCCAGGGTAGCGGCCCATAGCAAGGAAGGGTTGATCGTTGTCAATTGCGGCAACCAGCACACCATTGGGGTTCTCCTCCAGGAGCAGCGGGTATGGGGCCTGTTTGAGCATCATACCAGCTGTTTAAGCGGCCACAAGCTGGCTAGTTTTGTTGAAAAGTTGAGGGCCGGGGAGCTTACCAATGAGGAAATCTTTAATGACGGCGGCCACGGATGTTATATTGATCCCGGTTACCGGCCGGGTGGGGGCTTCCGTTTCGTTGCCGTAACGGGTCCGCAGCGCCGGCTGACCATACACCAGGATTACTACTGGGCCGCTCCTTATGGTGACATGATGCTCAGCGGTTGCTTCGGCCTGGTGGCCGCGGTGGCCGGTGACATCGGTAAAATTGCCCTTGACAGGGGACAAACTTTGGGCTAA
- the pyrR gene encoding bifunctional pyr operon transcriptional regulator/uracil phosphoribosyltransferase PyrR codes for MELAVKARIMDADKLRRALTRIAHEILERNRGTGNLVLIGIRRRGVPLAERLQKLIEEIEGVKVPLGILDITLYRDDLTTLSVQPVVHRTEIPFNINSKKVVLVDDVLFTGRTVRAALDALMDLGRPQNIQLAVIVDRGHRELPIRADYVGKNVPTSRKEEIAVQLKEIDGVDQVLIRELPQAADVSP; via the coding sequence ATGGAGCTGGCGGTCAAAGCCAGGATCATGGATGCCGATAAGCTGCGCCGGGCCCTGACCCGCATAGCCCATGAGATCCTGGAGCGCAACCGCGGGACAGGAAACCTGGTCCTAATCGGCATCCGGCGGCGGGGCGTGCCCCTGGCCGAACGCCTGCAGAAACTCATTGAGGAGATTGAAGGGGTGAAGGTACCCTTAGGTATTCTCGATATCACCCTCTATCGCGACGATCTCACTACTTTGAGCGTCCAGCCGGTCGTTCACCGTACTGAGATCCCCTTTAATATCAACAGTAAGAAGGTGGTCCTGGTGGATGATGTCCTTTTTACCGGCCGGACGGTCCGGGCGGCCCTGGATGCCCTGATGGACCTGGGCCGGCCGCAGAACATCCAACTGGCAGTAATCGTTGACCGGGGGCACCGGGAATTACCAATTCGCGCCGATTATGTGGGGAAAAATGTCCCGACTTCCCGTAAAGAAGAGATAGCCGTTCAACTTAAGGAAATCGACGGTGTCGACCAGGTGTTGATCAGGGAACTGCCTCAAGCAGCCGATGTCAGTCCTTGA
- a CDS encoding aspartate carbamoyltransferase catalytic subunit: MRLQHKDLLGLKDLTAEEIELILETAAPMKEILGRDIKKVPTLRGKLVVTLFYEPSTRTRTSFELAAKYMGADTVSIATATSSIQKGESLKDTARTLAAMGTDAVIIRHSAAGSPALLARTIEASVLNGGDGMHEHPTQALLDMFTIKEKLGGFKGLKVAILGDILHSRVARSNIWGLTKMGAEVRVVGPATLMPPEVEKLGVKVYYSAEEALKDVDVINVLRIQKERQKKGLFPSLREYARLYELTPQRLKLARPGALVLHPGPMNRGVEIAPAVADGLQAAINEQVTNGVAVRMALLYLLIGGAN, translated from the coding sequence ATGCGGTTACAACATAAAGACCTGCTGGGGTTAAAGGACCTTACAGCGGAAGAAATTGAACTCATCCTGGAGACAGCAGCCCCTATGAAAGAGATTCTCGGCCGCGATATTAAAAAAGTCCCTACTCTCAGGGGCAAGCTGGTTGTCACCCTTTTCTACGAACCCAGCACCAGGACGCGGACTTCCTTTGAACTGGCCGCCAAGTACATGGGCGCCGATACGGTGAGCATCGCTACCGCCACCAGCAGCATCCAAAAGGGCGAGTCTTTAAAGGATACGGCCCGCACCTTGGCGGCCATGGGAACCGACGCTGTCATCATCCGCCACAGCGCTGCCGGCAGCCCGGCGCTTTTGGCCCGTACCATTGAGGCTTCGGTTTTAAATGGGGGTGACGGCATGCACGAGCATCCTACCCAGGCCCTGCTGGACATGTTTACCATCAAAGAAAAACTGGGCGGCTTTAAGGGCCTAAAGGTGGCCATCCTGGGGGATATCCTTCACAGCCGGGTGGCCCGTTCCAACATCTGGGGCCTGACTAAAATGGGAGCGGAAGTCCGGGTAGTCGGCCCGGCGACCCTGATGCCCCCCGAGGTGGAAAAGCTGGGTGTTAAAGTGTATTACAGCGCCGAAGAAGCTCTCAAAGACGTGGACGTCATTAACGTCCTGCGTATCCAGAAGGAGCGGCAGAAGAAGGGCCTCTTCCCCTCGCTCCGGGAATATGCCCGCCTGTATGAATTAACTCCCCAGCGCCTCAAACTCGCCCGGCCCGGCGCCTTGGTGCTGCACCCCGGTCCCATGAACCGCGGCGTGGAGATTGCCCCGGCGGTAGCCGACGGCCTGCAAGCGGCCATTAACGAACAGGTTACCAACGGCGTGGCCGTACGCATGGCCCTGCTTTATCTGCTGATTGGAGGTGCCAACTGA
- a CDS encoding dihydroorotase — MAILIKGGRVIDPAQNLDARRDLLLEGDKIVALEADITPTAGTEVIAAEGKIVTPGLIDMHVHLREPGYEQKETIATGTRAAAAGGFTAVACMANTNPVADSASVITFIKEKARQEGVVRVYPVGALSKGLEGKEIAEIGELAAAGAVAISDDGHPVMNALVMRHALEYAKMFNLPVISHCEDTNLANEGLMHEGILSTILGLRGIPAAAEEVMVARDLILAEITGGRLHLAHVSTAGSVRLLKEARMRGVKVTAEATPHHLCLTDELVQSYDTSTKVNPPLRPADHVAAVAAALAAGEIDAIASDHAPHADEDKDVEYDYAPFGMVGLETAVPLVVTELILPGKLTWLQAVQAWTVNPARILNVPGGSLAPGGVADVTIIDPELEKEVNVNEFYSLGHNSPLHGRKLKGWPVATIVGGRIVMEQGKVIED; from the coding sequence ATGGCTATTTTAATCAAAGGCGGGCGCGTAATTGACCCGGCCCAGAATCTGGACGCCCGGCGCGACCTGCTCCTTGAAGGAGATAAAATCGTTGCTCTGGAAGCCGACATCACCCCCACAGCGGGTACAGAGGTAATTGCGGCAGAGGGTAAAATTGTTACCCCCGGCCTGATTGATATGCATGTTCATTTACGTGAGCCGGGGTACGAGCAGAAGGAGACTATTGCCACCGGTACCCGGGCAGCGGCTGCCGGGGGGTTTACGGCTGTGGCCTGCATGGCCAATACCAATCCTGTGGCCGACAGCGCCAGCGTCATAACCTTTATCAAAGAAAAGGCGCGGCAGGAAGGGGTAGTCCGGGTTTATCCCGTAGGTGCCCTGTCCAAAGGGCTGGAAGGTAAGGAGATAGCGGAAATCGGGGAACTGGCGGCGGCCGGCGCAGTAGCTATTTCCGACGACGGCCACCCGGTAATGAACGCCCTGGTCATGCGGCATGCCCTAGAGTATGCCAAAATGTTCAACCTGCCGGTAATTAGCCACTGTGAAGATACCAATCTGGCTAACGAAGGTCTCATGCATGAAGGCATTTTGTCTACTATCCTGGGCCTTCGGGGGATACCGGCGGCGGCGGAGGAGGTGATGGTCGCCCGGGATCTTATCCTGGCGGAAATTACAGGAGGAAGGCTGCACCTGGCCCACGTCAGCACGGCAGGTTCCGTCCGTCTCCTCAAAGAAGCCAGGATGCGAGGTGTTAAAGTAACGGCTGAAGCTACCCCCCATCACCTCTGCCTGACGGACGAACTGGTCCAGAGCTATGACACCAGCACCAAGGTCAACCCGCCCCTGCGGCCGGCGGACCACGTGGCGGCCGTCGCAGCGGCCCTGGCGGCCGGGGAGATTGATGCCATCGCTTCCGACCACGCTCCCCATGCCGATGAGGATAAAGATGTAGAATACGATTACGCTCCCTTCGGTATGGTAGGCTTAGAGACGGCCGTGCCTCTGGTGGTGACGGAACTGATTCTGCCCGGCAAATTGACCTGGCTGCAGGCGGTACAGGCCTGGACGGTAAATCCGGCCCGGATTTTAAATGTACCCGGGGGCAGCCTGGCGCCGGGAGGGGTAGCCGACGTGACCATCATTGACCCGGAGTTGGAGAAAGAAGTCAATGTCAACGAATTTTACTCCCTGGGTCATAACTCGCCCTTGCATGGCCGCAAGCTAAAGGGCTGGCCGGTAGCGACCATCGTCGGCGGCCGCATCGTTATGGAGCAGGGGAAGGTCATAGAGGATTGA
- the carA gene encoding glutamine-hydrolyzing carbamoyl-phosphate synthase small subunit, which translates to MQGFLVLADGTVFTGEAFGYPGYCHGEVVFNTSMTGYQEILTDPSYCGQIVVLTYPLIGNYGINAEDWESEGPRVAGFIVHEACPRPSNWRATGDIDHYLKENRIPALQGVDTRALTRHLRRHGTMRGILATGEVDVEELKTRAAMEPPLSGPKLVPAVTNKEPFTVEGGERRIVLYNFGVKENIIRWLHRVGCTVMVMPARSTAADILATRPHGVVISNGPGDPKDVPYGVATIRELLGKVPMMGICLGHQLLALALGGDTYKLPFGHRGGNHPVKDLSTGRVYITSQNHGYAVRAETLPGEVAVSHINLNDGTVEGLRHRQLPIFSVQYHPESSPGPTDSEYLFHEFIQMVDGNRRKEGH; encoded by the coding sequence GTGCAAGGTTTTTTGGTGCTGGCAGACGGTACGGTTTTTACCGGCGAGGCCTTTGGCTATCCCGGCTACTGCCATGGCGAAGTAGTTTTCAATACCAGCATGACCGGTTACCAGGAAATCCTGACCGATCCCTCTTACTGCGGCCAGATTGTTGTCCTCACCTATCCCCTTATTGGTAACTACGGTATTAATGCTGAGGATTGGGAATCCGAAGGCCCCCGGGTGGCTGGCTTTATCGTCCATGAAGCCTGTCCCCGGCCCAGCAACTGGCGGGCCACCGGGGATATCGACCATTATTTAAAAGAAAACCGCATCCCGGCCCTTCAGGGGGTAGACACCCGCGCCCTTACCAGGCACCTGCGTCGCCATGGTACCATGCGGGGCATCCTGGCCACAGGAGAAGTTGACGTGGAGGAGCTAAAGACCCGGGCCGCCATGGAGCCACCTTTAAGCGGCCCCAAACTGGTGCCGGCCGTGACCAATAAGGAACCTTTTACGGTTGAAGGCGGCGAGCGCCGCATCGTCCTCTATAATTTCGGTGTCAAGGAGAATATCATCCGCTGGCTCCATCGCGTGGGCTGTACGGTCATGGTCATGCCGGCCCGGAGTACGGCGGCTGACATCTTAGCCACCCGGCCCCACGGGGTGGTCATCTCCAACGGCCCGGGCGACCCCAAGGATGTACCTTACGGCGTGGCTACCATCCGGGAACTCCTGGGCAAAGTACCTATGATGGGCATCTGCCTGGGCCATCAGCTTCTGGCCCTGGCCCTGGGGGGTGATACCTATAAGCTCCCCTTCGGTCACCGGGGCGGCAACCACCCGGTCAAGGATTTAAGTACCGGCCGGGTCTACATCACCTCCCAGAACCACGGCTACGCCGTCCGGGCTGAAACACTACCGGGAGAAGTGGCCGTCTCCCATATCAACCTTAATGACGGTACCGTTGAAGGCTTGCGTCACCGGCAGTTGCCTATCTTTTCCGTCCAGTACCACCCCGAGTCTTCTCCGGGCCCGACGGATTCCGAGTACCTTTTTCATGAATTCATTCAGATGGTAGATGGCAATCGGAGAAAGGAGGGCCACTGA